The genomic region CTGTCGCTTTCGGCGGCGGTGTTCGCTTATGAATTCAAGGATCTTCAGGTAAACACCTTCGACCCGGCGCGAATTGCGTTTACCATCAACAATGCCGGTAAGGTGAAGCAGCGCGGTTTCGAGGTCGAGGGCGATTTCAAGGCCAGCGACGTGTTGCGGCTCCATGCAGCAGTCGCTTACACGCGGAACCGCTTCGAGGACTTCATCGGGCAGTGTTACGCCTTCACTTTCCCGACCGGCACGACGCGAGCGACCGCCGTGCCACCGCCCAACTGTTCGTTCGTCAATGCGACTGCGCTGACGCTGCAACAGGACTACGGCGGACGAGCGCCGGCGCGTTCACCCAGCTGGGCGGGAAATGCAGGATTCGAATTCGACATCCCGGTCGGCGAATTCCGCCTCGGAGTGACCGGTGATGCTTTCTACAGTGGCAGCTACTTCGCCTCCGACACACTTGCCCCGCCAAGCCTTCAGGAGGATTTCTGGCGCTTCAATGCCAGCGTTTCGTTCGGGCCGGATGATGACCGCTGGAGGGCCTCTCTGGTCGGCCGCAACCTTAGCGATGAGAACTTCCTGCTCTACGCTGCGGACCGGACGGGCGGTGCCAGCGTGCCAGGCCAGATCGGAGAGCAGCGCGCGGTCGTGAGTCGGGGGCGCGAGGTCATGCTGCAACTCGCGTTCAAGTTCTGACCGTGACGCGATGACCGACGAAAGTCGCGCGCTGGTAGATCCCGAAGTGGCAGTGTTGATCGATACACTGCCACTGATCGACCTCAGCGACGCGGCCCTTGCCACCGCGAGAGAGCGTGGGAGAGTCGATCCTCGCCTGTTCGACACCCAGCTCGAGCCAAGGGCGGTCGAGGTAGAGCGGCACGATGGCCCGCCGGTGGGCGCGCTGCTGTTCGATCCTCCGCGCAGCGCCCGCGCCCGCGGCGCCATCCTGCACCTGCACGGTGGTGGCATGGTCATGGGGTCGCCCGATATGGCGCGGATTTTCATGCCCGAGATCGCCTTGCGCCACGAGTTGGTGGTGATGTCCGTCGATTATCGCCTTGCGCCCGAAACGGTGTTTCCGGGGCAACTCGACGATGCCGAGGCGGCACTGCACTGGCTGATCGCCCAAGCGAGCGATCTCGCCGTAGACCCTGCTCGGATTCTGCTCATGGGCGAGAGCGCCGGTGGCGGCCTGGCGGCGGCGCTGGCGCTGCGCCTGCGCGACCGTGGCGGACCCGGGCTGGCTGGGCAGATACTGACTTACCCGATGCTCGATCACCGAACCGGTGGGGCGAACGACCCGCACGATCACGGACCAGCCGGGCAGTTCATCTGGACCGCCATGCGCAATCGATATGGCTGGGACGCACTCCGGGGCGGACAATCGATCGATCGCGCCCAGGTCGGCTGGTTCTCGCCCGCCACGGCGAAGTCGCTCGCCGGGCTCCCACCGACTTTCCTCGCAACCGGCAGCCTCGATCTGTTTCTGGCCGAGAACCTCGAGTTCGCCCGCCGGCTGTGTGCGGCGGGCAATGCGACCGAGTTCCACACCTACAGTGGCGCGATCCACGGCTTCGATCTGTTGCGCCGCAGCCGCCTCGCGCGGCAATATCGCCGCGATCTGGGCGCATGGCTCGATGCCCTGTTAGCTATTGGTATCGCCGAACCGAAACGGACCACCGCATGACTCCCGAAAGATCCTTGGGCGACACACCGATGGGCGCGCGTCGCTGGGTGGCGATCGCACTGGCGGTGTTCCTCAACGGGCTCGACGGCTATGATGCGGCGTCGATCAGCTTCGCCGCACCGGGTATCGCCGCGGATTGGGGACTCGGACCCGCCGTGCTGGGCTGGGTGCTGTCGATGGAACTGATCGGCATGGCTGCCGGTTCGCTCGCGTTCGGGATGGCGGCGGACAAGTACGGGCGCAGGCCCTGCATCCTGGCGTGCCTGGTGCTGATGGCCGGGGGAATGTTTGGCGCGACCTATGCGGAGAACGTGGAACAGCTTTCCGCCTATCGCATCGTCACGGGTCTCGGGATCGGCGGTATGCTCGCCTCGCTGACGGCGGTGGTGGCGGAATATTCCAACGACCGCTGGCGGCCCGTGGTGATCTCGACGATGATCGTCGGTTACCCGATCGGCACGGTGCTGGGCGGACTGGTTGCGCGTCAGCTGGTTGCCGCGGGCGACTGGCGCGATGTGTTCCTGTTCGGGTTTGCCGTGACTGTCGCTGCATTGCCGCTGGCGTTCGCGCTGCTACCTGAATCGCCCGTCTGGCTGGCGCGGTCGCGGAACCATTTGACGCAGGCCAACGCGGTTCTGCAGCGGTTTCGCCTGCCGCCGGCAAGTGCGCGCGAGCCGACGAATGATTTCGGACGATCGGGCTCGCTGCTCGAACTGTTCCGCCACGGGCTGGCGCGCACCACCGTACTGCTTACACTCGCCTATGTCGGGCATATGTCTTGCTACTATTTCATTTTCAAATGGTTGCCCAAGCTGGTCGTCGACCTTGGGCACCCGGCGCAGGCCGGAGCCGATATGCTGATCGTCGCGATGCTGGCGGGCGCAGCCGCGGGCCCGGTGTTCGGGCTGCTCGCCGGTCGCATCACCCTGCCGCGCGCGTCGATCCTGGTGCTGCTCGGCGCGGCGCTGGCGGTAAATCTGTTTGCGCGGGTGGGAGCGGACCTGATGCTGTTGACTATCGCGGCTGCGCTGGTGGGCATATTCTTCAACTCCGGCGGGGTCGCATTCTACGCGCTCCTCGCCAATGCCTTCCCAGCCGAACTGCGCGGCCGCGGCATCGGGTTCGGTGTGGGTGTGGGCCGCGCCGGCGCGGCGCTGGGCCCGGCGATGGCGGGCGCGATGCTCGCGGCGGATTTCGGCCTTCCCTCCACGGCCCTGGTCATGGGGATGGGGCCGCTGCTCGGCGCGGTGATAATCTTGGTGTTGTTTCGACCAACCCGCGATAGATGAAAATCGAATCCGCATGGCTTAACACATCAAGGGTTGAGCCATAGGCCGGTGCCCAGTCGCTTGCTGATCGGATAGCCTACGCCGCGCTGGCACCTGCGGAATTGCCGAATGCTCTGAGCGCCGAGTTCGCGACTGGCGATGCGAACATCCGGCAATTGCGTACATTTACCGAAGACTTTGCCATTCCTCCTAGTGATCTGCCCCCTTCTGAGTGGTCCAAAATTGATGATATTTTGGATGACGAAGGAGATTATGAATGCCGAGCAAGAAGCATCGCGCGGAAGAGATTATCGGCAAGCTGCGTGAAGCGGAGGTTGTGCTGGCGCAGGGGGCGACGACTGCGGAGGCGTGCCGTCGGATCGCGATCAGCGAGCAGACCTACTATCGTTGGCGCAAGGAGTATGGCGGCCTGAAGACCGACCAGGCGCGGCGGATGAAAGATCTGGAGAAAGAGAATGCGCGGCTTCGTCGTGCGATATCGGACCTGACGCTGGACAAGCTGATCCTGCAGGAGGCCGCCCGGGGAAACTTCTAAGCCCCGCGCGCCGAAGGCGCTGTATCGACCACATCAGAAGGATGATGCCGGTGTCCGAGCGGCGACTATGCCGCGTGCTCGGGCAACACCGGTCGACACAGCGCAAGGCGCCACGCGGGGCGGATGACGAAGCAGCTCTGACCGAGGACATCATCGCGCTGGCCCGGCAATATGGTCGTTATGGCTATCGCCGGGTGACGGCGTTGCTGCGCGATGCGGGCTGGCATGTGAACCGCAAGCGGGTCGAGCGCATCTGGCGCCGCGAGGGACTGAAGGTGCCGCAGCGGCAGCCGAAGCGCGGGCGGCTCTGGCTGAACGATGGATCGTGTATCCGGCTCCGGCCGGAATATCCCGGCCATGTCTGGTCATACGACTTCGTCGAGGGCCGCACCCATGACGGTCGCAAATACCGGATCCTGTCGATCATCGACGAGGCGAGCCGGGAGTGCCTGGCGTTGCCGGTAGCGCGCAAGCTCAGGAGCGATGACGTGCTCGCAGCGCTGGCCGAACTGTTCGTCACGCGCGGCCCGCCGGCGCATATAAGGTCGGACAATGGCCCGGAGTTTATCGCGACGGCGGTGCAGCAATGGCTCGCCCAGATCGGCGTGAAGACGCTCTATATCACGCCCGGATCACCGTGGGAGAATGGCTATTGCGAAAGCTTCAACGGATCGCTGCGCGATGAATTGCTCAACGGCGAGATCTTCTACTCGCTCGCTGAGGCCCAGATCCTGATCGAAGCCTGGCGGCGACATTACAACACCATCCGGCCGCACAGCTCGCTCGGATATCGACCACCGGCGCCGGAGGCCGTTCCATCGCCAGTGTCGCCCTCCGGTTCCGCTTCGCTCCACCTACGGCCAACACTGGCGATGGAGGCGTCAATGCACTAACAATCCGCCCGGACCACTCGGTGGGGGCCGGTCAATTCAGCGTTGCGGTCGTTCCGCACGCGGCCTTGCAGCAATCATCAGCCATTATCTTACCTTCTCGACAATCTGCGAGTCGGCACTCTATCTACACCCTGTAGCAACTACAGGGTCAACCCCGAAGGAGTGGCAATGAAAATTGGCGAACTGGCAAGCGCCACGGCGACCAAGGTCGAGACGGTGCGCTATTATGAAAAGATCGGGCTGTTGTTGCCGCCTGCGCGGACCAGCGCCAACTATCGTGCTTACGGCCATGATCATCTGGCGCGTCTGTCGTTCATCCGCCGCGCCCGCAATCTCGGTTTCACGCTCGAAGCGGTTCGCGAACTGCTCACGCTGTCGGATGACAAGTCCCAATCCTGCGATGCAATCGACGAAATCGCGCGCGTCCACCTCACCGAAATCGACCGCAAGATCGCCGATCTGAGCGCGTTGCGCGGCGAGCTCGACCGGGTGGTCGGTTCCTGCCGCCACGGGACAGTCGCCGACTGCAAAATCATCGAGACCCTGGCCCCGTGCTCGTTAGCATAAGCGAACCGCGCGCAGCGAAGAGATCACAAAAAAGCGGGCGCCCGGTCAGTGACCAGACGCCCGCACTTATGTCTTGGCTAGTCCCTTACGGGCAGCAGTCCATTGCAGCCTCGCAGCATGCGAGCACGAGGTCGCAGCAGGACATGGCCAGCGATGCGACCTGATCCGGCGCGGCGGCAAAAGCGGCCGAGCTGGAACCGAGCAGCACTGCTGCCGTGATGATGTACTTCTTCATGATGTTATCTCCGTTGAAATTTAATTGCGTGGATCAGCGGAGCATTCGGGGAGGCGGTGGCTCCGGCCCTCCAATAGGTAGAGGCGGAAACTTTCCAAGAAGCGCAAGAAACGTGAGTGGCGATAAATCACGGGGCTCGAGCGACGAAATGCGCTCTGCCGGAAGCATCTGGCACATGGCCAAGCAATAGCTCTGACACTGCCCGCGCTCATCATCCATGCAATCGCCGCATTCGCCTGCATCTGCGGCCATCTCTGCCATGGGTGCGCAACCGTTCGCTGCATAGGTTGCCTCTACGGGGAGCATTGCGACCAAAAAGGCCGCAAGATATAGAAAGAGGCGCTGTGTCACTGGGTGGACCATACTGCTGTATCCGCCGTGATCAAAGATATAGTTACACAGCTATCCGGTAAGCTCCTCGTCGCTTCGAGCAGTGCAAATTGTCTTCGCAAAACCATCAGCTCCCCGGTGATCCGGGTCAAAGACGAGATTGGCGTCACTGACAATTCTCGCCTCAACCGCCCCTTCATTGACCTCAACACTAAACGAGATGCGGAAGGCAGGAGAGCGGAGGTATGTAAGTCGCCCGTAATCCGATTGGATGAATGGACCGCATTTGCTCACGGCAAATATGGTGAAGCGTCCCGGGTTTCCCGGAGGCGGTTTCATTTGGGTCATGCAACCATATTGAGGTTGTCGGTGGCTGCATAGTAATTGGCTTCGGCCTCGGCGGGCGGGATGTGTCCGATTGGGCCAAACAGGCGGTGATGGTTGAACCAATCTACCCAGCGCAGGGTTGCCATTTCCACCGCTGAAGCGTTTGGCCATGATCGTTGCCGCCAGATGACTTCGGCCTTGTAGAGGCCGTTGATGGTCTCGGCGAGGGCGTTGTCATACGAGTCACCGACACTGCCCACAGAGGGCACCAGCTCGGCTTCGGACAGCCGCTGGGTGTAGCTCATGGCCAGATATTGCACACCCCTGTCGCTATGGTGGATCAGGCCATCCTCGGCATTTGGCCTGCGCGCATGGATTGCCTGCTCCAGGGCATCCAGCACGAACCCTGCTGTGGCGCTGGTGCTGACCTTCCAGCCTACGATCCGCCGGGCGAAGGCGTCGATCACGAAGGCCACGTAGACAAAGCCGGTCCAGGTATGAACATAGGTGAAGTCGACGACCCACAGCGCGTTGGGCCGCTTGACCTTGAACGCACGGTTGACCCTGTCCAGCGGGCACGGTGTCTTCGGATTACTGACGGTGGTAACGCAGGCTTTACCGCGCCTTATCCCTGCCAAGCCCATCGCGCGCATCAGCCGCTCCACGGTGCACTTGGCGACGTCGATCCCATCGCGGCGCTGACCGGCCCCCACCGAGTGGTCCGGGCGGATTGTTAGTGCATTGACGCCTCCATCGCCAGTGTTGGCCGTAGGTGGAGCGAAGCGGAACCGGAGGGCGACACTGGCGATGGAACGGCCTCCGGCGCCGGTGGTCGATATCCGAGCGAGCTGTGCGGCCGGATGGTGTTGTAATGTCGCCGCCAGGCTTCGATCAGGATCTGGGCCTCAGCGAGCGAGTAGAAGATCTCGCCGTTGAGCAATTCATCGCGCAGCGATCCGTTGAAGCTTTCGCAATAGCCATTCTCCCACGGTGATCCGGGCGTGATATAGAGCGTCTTCACGCCGATCTGGGCGAGCCATTGCTGCACCGCCGTCGCGATAAACTCCGGGCCATTGTCCGACCTTATATGCGCCGGCGGGCCGCGCGTGACGAACAGTTCGGCCAGCGCTGCGAGCACGTCATCGCTCCTGAGCTTGCGCGCTACCGGCAACGCCAGGCACTCCCGGCTCGCCTCGTCGATGATCGACAGGATCCGGTATTTGCGACCGTCATGGGTGCGGCCCTCGACGAAGTCGTATGACCAGACATGGCCGGGATATTCCGGCCGGAGCCGGATACACGATCCATCGTTCAGCCAGAGCCGCCCGCGCTTCGGCTGCCGCTGCGGCACCTTCAGTCCCTCGCGGCGCCAGATGCGCTCGACCCGCTTGCGGTTCACATGCCAGCCCGCATCGCGCAGCAACGCCGTCACCCGGCGATAGCCATAACGACCATATTGCCGGGCCAGCGCGATGATGTCCTCGGTCAGAGCTGCTTCGTCATCCGCCCCGCGTGGCGCCTTGCGCTGTGTCGACCGGTGTTGCCCGAGCACGCGGCATAGTCGCCGCTCGGACACCGGCATCATCCTTCTGATGTGGCCTCAGTGCATTATTGGGACACAGATTCACGGTAGACCGCTGACCGGCAGCTAGCGACAACCAAGCCGGCGTTCAATGTTGCAAACCGATCTCCCGATACCGGTCATTCGTTCATCGGTGACTGAGCTCCGGGAAGTCGACGAGACAAGATATTGGTTGATCTTAAAGCTGTTGCGTAGCAGCCTGTTTTAGAGACAGCAGATTCACTGCTGCGCGGGAGAGGTCAGAGCATATCATGCTGCCATTGGTCGTGGCATTGCTATACTCCTTTGCGCTATTCGCCTTCGCATCCTGGGCGGATCGG from Sphingopyxis sp. FD7 harbors:
- a CDS encoding MFS transporter; its protein translation is MGDTPMGARRWVAIALAVFLNGLDGYDAASISFAAPGIAADWGLGPAVLGWVLSMELIGMAAGSLAFGMAADKYGRRPCILACLVLMAGGMFGATYAENVEQLSAYRIVTGLGIGGMLASLTAVVAEYSNDRWRPVVISTMIVGYPIGTVLGGLVARQLVAAGDWRDVFLFGFAVTVAALPLAFALLPESPVWLARSRNHLTQANAVLQRFRLPPASAREPTNDFGRSGSLLELFRHGLARTTVLLTLAYVGHMSCYYFIFKWLPKLVVDLGHPAQAGADMLIVAMLAGAAAGPVFGLLAGRITLPRASILVLLGAALAVNLFARVGADLMLLTIAAALVGIFFNSGGVAFYALLANAFPAELRGRGIGFGVGVGRAGAALGPAMAGAMLAADFGLPSTALVMGMGPLLGAVIILVLFRPTRDR
- a CDS encoding MerR family transcriptional regulator; the encoded protein is MKIGELASATATKVETVRYYEKIGLLLPPARTSANYRAYGHDHLARLSFIRRARNLGFTLEAVRELLTLSDDKSQSCDAIDEIARVHLTEIDRKIADLSALRGELDRVVGSCRHGTVADCKIIETLAPCSLA
- a CDS encoding alpha/beta hydrolase; this encodes MTDESRALVDPEVAVLIDTLPLIDLSDAALATARERGRVDPRLFDTQLEPRAVEVERHDGPPVGALLFDPPRSARARGAILHLHGGGMVMGSPDMARIFMPEIALRHELVVMSVDYRLAPETVFPGQLDDAEAALHWLIAQASDLAVDPARILLMGESAGGGLAAALALRLRDRGGPGLAGQILTYPMLDHRTGGANDPHDHGPAGQFIWTAMRNRYGWDALRGGQSIDRAQVGWFSPATAKSLAGLPPTFLATGSLDLFLAENLEFARRLCAAGNATEFHTYSGAIHGFDLLRRSRLARQYRRDLGAWLDALLAIGIAEPKRTTA
- a CDS encoding IS3 family transposase (programmed frameshift) produces the protein MPSKKHRAEEIIGKLREAEVVLAQGATTAEACRRIAISEQTYYRWRKEYGGLKTDQARRMKDLEKENARLRRAISDLTLDKLILQEAAPGKLLSPARRRRCIDHIRRMMPVSERRLCRVLGQHRSTQRKAPRGADDEAALTEDIIALARQYGRYGYRRVTALLRDAGWHVNRKRVERIWRREGLKVPQRQPKRGRLWLNDGSCIRLRPEYPGHVWSYDFVEGRTHDGRKYRILSIIDEASRECLALPVARKLRSDDVLAALAELFVTRGPPAHIRSDNGPEFIATAVQQWLAQIGVKTLYITPGSPWENGYCESFNGSLRDELLNGEIFYSLAEAQILIEAWRRHYNTIRPHSSLGYRPPAPEAVPSPVSPSGSASLHLRPTLAMEASMH